A genomic segment from Paenibacillus sp. FSL K6-1096 encodes:
- a CDS encoding sugar ABC transporter permease encodes MEVISEQAAEQRLHSPGKGKMRKQAFYDNIAGYLFIAPMLILTVTLVIIPILLSGVISFSNWNFVSGLDGFQLVGLDNYTRLMQDESFHRSLYNNLIMIAVVPVAMFLALVLAVLINKATYFKTFFKVIYFMPFISSFVAIALLWRVLYHPNNGPINGFLRSIGVEHPPMWLADPKFALISVMIIMVWTSLGFNMVIYLAGLQNISRDLYEAADVDGASPLRQFFRITLPMLSPTSFFLLITGIVGSFKVFDLIMVLTGGGPAGSTSVIVYYLYEVAFVNLESGYASAMGIILLILILLVTLIQWVGQKKWVNY; translated from the coding sequence GTGGAGGTTATCTCTGAACAAGCAGCGGAGCAGCGGCTTCACAGCCCGGGAAAAGGCAAAATGCGCAAGCAGGCCTTTTACGACAATATTGCCGGGTATTTATTCATTGCCCCTATGCTCATTCTGACCGTAACGCTGGTCATTATTCCGATTCTGTTATCCGGCGTAATCAGCTTCTCGAACTGGAACTTTGTTTCCGGGCTGGACGGGTTCCAGCTTGTCGGGCTGGACAATTACACACGGCTCATGCAGGACGAATCCTTTCACCGCTCGCTCTACAACAACCTGATCATGATTGCTGTTGTGCCGGTCGCGATGTTCCTGGCGCTGGTGCTGGCGGTGCTGATTAACAAGGCGACGTATTTCAAAACCTTTTTCAAAGTGATCTATTTCATGCCCTTCATCTCCAGCTTCGTGGCCATCGCCCTGCTGTGGAGAGTGCTCTATCATCCGAACAACGGTCCGATCAACGGCTTCCTGAGATCCATCGGGGTGGAGCATCCGCCCATGTGGCTGGCCGATCCCAAGTTCGCGCTGATCTCGGTCATGATTATTATGGTCTGGACTTCGCTGGGCTTCAATATGGTCATCTATCTGGCCGGCCTCCAGAACATATCACGCGATCTGTATGAAGCTGCCGATGTGGACGGCGCCTCGCCGCTGAGACAATTCTTCCGCATTACGCTGCCGATGCTGTCACCGACCTCCTTCTTCCTGCTCATTACCGGGATTGTCGGCTCATTCAAGGTCTTCGATCTGATCATGGTCTTAACGGGCGGCGGCCCGGCTGGCTCTACCTCGGTCATTGTCTACTATCTGTATGAGGTGGCCTTCGTGAATCTGGAGTCGGGGTACGCTTCCGCCATGGGGATTATTCTGCTGATCCTCATCCTGCTGGTGACCTTGATTCAATGGGTCGGACAAAAGAAATGGGTCAATTACTAG
- a CDS encoding sugar ABC transporter permease, whose product MNHTVKRRIGAAARNEWYWGWLLIAPTMLGLLVLNFIPIIQTAYLSFFKSGDFGKGNIYVGWDNYNKLIHDPQVWHAVGNTLLYTLLVVPASVAIAMLVAVLLNGKLAGRSLYRTIYFIPMVAAPAAVTMVWRWMYNQHYGLMNYGLSKLGVSAVNWTTDPRIALMSIAIIGIWSVIGYNMVLLLAGLQEIPKDFYEASDIDGASRLRQFFMITLPLVSPTLFFVVVTSVIQAMQVFDVIYMMIDVTNPAYDRTVSLVYLFYNNSFKYSNKGYGSAIVLVLLTLIMIITFFQMRAQKKWVNYM is encoded by the coding sequence ATGAATCATACCGTGAAGAGAAGAATAGGAGCCGCTGCCCGGAACGAATGGTACTGGGGCTGGCTGCTGATTGCGCCAACCATGCTCGGGCTGCTGGTGCTGAATTTTATCCCGATTATCCAGACCGCCTACCTCAGCTTCTTCAAGAGCGGGGACTTCGGCAAAGGCAATATCTATGTCGGGTGGGACAACTACAATAAGCTGATTCATGATCCGCAGGTGTGGCATGCGGTCGGCAATACCCTGCTCTATACCCTGCTGGTCGTGCCTGCCAGTGTAGCGATTGCTATGCTGGTAGCTGTCCTGCTCAACGGCAAGCTGGCCGGCCGCTCGCTGTACCGCACCATCTATTTCATCCCGATGGTCGCTGCTCCCGCAGCGGTCACCATGGTCTGGCGGTGGATGTACAACCAGCATTACGGCCTGATGAATTACGGGCTGTCTAAGCTGGGTGTGTCGGCGGTGAACTGGACGACAGATCCGCGCATTGCGCTAATGTCCATTGCGATTATCGGCATCTGGAGCGTGATCGGCTACAATATGGTGCTGCTGCTCGCCGGTCTGCAGGAGATCCCGAAGGATTTTTATGAAGCCTCTGATATTGACGGGGCCAGCCGGTTGCGTCAATTCTTCATGATTACACTGCCGCTGGTTTCGCCTACCCTGTTCTTTGTGGTGGTGACCTCGGTCATTCAGGCCATGCAGGTGTTCGACGTGATCTATATGATGATTGATGTAACCAACCCGGCCTATGACCGGACCGTATCGCTGGTATACCTGTTCTACAATAACTCGTTCAAATACTCGAACAAGGGCTATGGCTCGGCGATTGTACTGGTGCTGCTCACGCTGATTATGATCATTACGTTCTTCCAGATGCGGGCGCAGAAGAAATGGGTCAACTACATGTAG
- a CDS encoding carbohydrate ABC transporter permease yields MRSLKLNRVIVTIFMAVAGILFIMPFLWMLSASFKPELDVMKYPIEWIPSKWNAVENYKQVWAGAVPFTLYYWNTVKVTLMSTALSLTISAMAAYGFSKIIFKGRDTLFLIVLATFMIPTQAILVPQFIMYRWLGLFDSHIGLVLLAASGVLGTFLLRQFFLGIHDEIIESARIDAAGHWTIFSRIALPLVQPALATYMILRFIWTWNDYQNPLIFLRSDSLFTLQLGIRKFADFSGEFYSLMMAGAVSAILPLLIIFIIGQKQVIEGVAMGSVKG; encoded by the coding sequence ATGCGATCACTCAAGCTAAACCGCGTTATCGTCACCATCTTCATGGCGGTTGCGGGCATCCTGTTCATCATGCCGTTCCTATGGATGCTCTCCGCATCCTTCAAGCCGGAGCTGGATGTCATGAAATATCCGATAGAGTGGATTCCTTCGAAATGGAACGCGGTGGAGAACTATAAGCAGGTATGGGCGGGAGCCGTGCCGTTCACACTCTATTACTGGAACACGGTGAAGGTTACCCTGATGTCCACAGCGCTGTCCCTGACCATCTCGGCAATGGCAGCCTATGGCTTCTCCAAAATCATCTTCAAAGGCCGGGATACCCTCTTCCTGATTGTCCTTGCCACCTTCATGATTCCGACCCAGGCCATTCTGGTGCCGCAGTTCATTATGTACCGCTGGCTGGGACTGTTCGACAGTCATATCGGGCTGGTGCTGCTGGCTGCCTCCGGCGTGCTGGGCACGTTCCTGCTCCGGCAGTTCTTCCTGGGCATTCATGATGAGATTATTGAATCGGCACGGATTGATGCAGCAGGCCATTGGACGATCTTCAGCCGGATCGCCCTGCCTCTGGTGCAGCCAGCCCTTGCTACCTATATGATTCTCCGCTTCATCTGGACCTGGAATGATTACCAGAATCCGCTGATCTTCCTCCGTTCCGATTCTTTGTTTACCCTGCAGCTGGGAATACGGAAATTCGCTGATTTCAGCGGAGAGTTCTATTCCTTAATGATGGCAGGTGCAGTATCCGCCATTCTGCCGCTGCTGATCATCTTCATCATCGGCCAGAAGCAGGTGATTGAGGGAGTTGCGATGGGCAGTGTCAAAGGCTAG
- a CDS encoding helix-turn-helix domain-containing protein — MTYKVVLADDHYPVLEYLSASIPWDTLGLELSAACSDGREAWEACQRCRPDILLTDIGMPAMDGLELIGKARELNPQLQTIILSCHGEFEYAQKAVKLNVAEYILKESLQIDQVIAVLTEAVSRLEAKVKSRDHYLQMEKLVSQNHSAIRTRFIRMFMEQPVWDEAEWFGQAEVMGIKLERGIPYLPVLALPERSYELERRFGGAVNLQFVMDNVLQEFLEIDGMIQFALNGREFILFLPLPHLLVRNLYEEYRNQLLHVQRMSKLHLRMGISFFYGEATPSLIELKKQLQALLDADALRFYTAEGAIMKLAPVKTSSEDLFVHYAEILQQLRDCIQQEDSTQITAKVREVKQYIGDRKYPVESVKSWLLKMVMELELKYVVMQNFVSNFSSERHQRSIQEFETLDQLMEWLEEFLKDKILMLRSMWKQSVRKEVAEAKRYVMNHTHEKVGMDEMARRLGLNPTHFSRMFKTETGLTFIEYVTRLKMEQARDLLNQTNLTVVEIAEQLSYDNVSYFIKLFRNFAGMTPAEFRKSI, encoded by the coding sequence ATGACCTATAAAGTAGTATTGGCTGACGATCATTATCCGGTGCTGGAATACTTAAGCGCCTCCATTCCTTGGGACACCCTCGGCCTGGAATTATCGGCCGCCTGCTCGGACGGCCGCGAGGCCTGGGAGGCCTGCCAGCGCTGCCGGCCCGATATTCTGTTGACCGATATCGGAATGCCGGCGATGGACGGGCTGGAGCTGATCGGCAAGGCGCGGGAGCTGAACCCCCAGCTCCAGACGATTATCCTGTCCTGCCACGGAGAGTTCGAATATGCCCAGAAGGCGGTGAAGCTGAATGTGGCTGAATATATCCTGAAGGAGAGCCTGCAGATTGACCAGGTGATTGCGGTGCTGACCGAGGCGGTCAGCCGCCTGGAGGCCAAGGTCAAATCCCGCGACCATTACCTGCAGATGGAGAAGCTGGTCAGCCAGAACCACTCAGCCATCCGGACGCGGTTCATCCGCATGTTCATGGAGCAGCCGGTATGGGATGAGGCCGAGTGGTTCGGGCAAGCCGAAGTGATGGGAATTAAGCTTGAGCGGGGCATTCCGTACCTGCCGGTGCTGGCGCTCCCGGAGCGCTCCTATGAGCTGGAACGGCGGTTCGGCGGGGCAGTGAATCTGCAGTTCGTCATGGATAATGTGCTCCAGGAATTCCTGGAGATTGACGGCATGATCCAGTTCGCGCTGAACGGTCGGGAGTTCATTCTGTTCCTTCCCCTGCCGCACCTGCTGGTCCGCAATCTCTATGAGGAATACCGCAACCAGCTCCTGCATGTCCAGCGGATGTCGAAGCTGCATCTGCGGATGGGCATTTCTTTCTTTTACGGGGAGGCCACGCCAAGTCTGATCGAGCTGAAGAAGCAACTTCAGGCGCTGCTGGATGCCGATGCCCTGCGCTTCTATACGGCCGAGGGAGCAATTATGAAGCTGGCGCCGGTCAAGACCAGCAGCGAGGACCTGTTCGTTCATTACGCGGAGATTCTGCAGCAGTTAAGGGACTGTATCCAGCAGGAGGACAGCACGCAGATTACGGCGAAGGTCAGAGAGGTCAAGCAGTATATCGGGGACCGGAAATATCCGGTGGAGAGCGTCAAGAGCTGGCTGCTCAAAATGGTCATGGAGCTGGAGCTGAAATACGTAGTCATGCAGAACTTCGTCAGCAACTTCAGCAGTGAGCGGCATCAGCGCTCCATCCAGGAGTTCGAAACGCTGGATCAGCTGATGGAATGGCTGGAGGAATTCCTGAAGGATAAGATTCTGATGCTGCGCTCCATGTGGAAGCAGAGTGTCCGCAAGGAAGTGGCCGAAGCGAAGCGTTATGTGATGAATCATACCCACGAGAAGGTCGGCATGGATGAGATGGCCCGGCGGCTCGGCCTGAATCCCACCCATTTCAGCCGGATGTTCAAGACCGAGACCGGGCTGACCTTCATTGAATATGTAACGAGGCTGAAAATGGAACAAGCCCGCGACCTCCTGAACCAGACCAACCTGACGGTCGTGGAGATCGCTGAGCAGCTAAGCTATGATAATGTGAGCTATTTCATCAAGCTGTTCCGCAACTTCGCGGGCATGACTCCGGCCGAATTCCGTAAGTCGATCTAG
- a CDS encoding sugar ABC transporter substrate-binding protein: MHLRRPGRLCAAVLLLFALAGCDTQQRADISLLSSPLPGEHEPVTLRYSSYLLDTAQAGKVYFDAIAEFERLHPGIKIEADFIQNNNYTAGIKIRLLGGERVDVFDTWSPSLFEEFRALRSDMYLDLTGAEFLKEFYPNSLLPVTIDGRVYGAPEVMHSDGLLYNKTLFDSLGLAVPRTWDEFLALCLKLKEAGVIPVAMDAEWSTAQFFWGSIMSDNGADAAWTKKLESGEIPVDNPVFTDAIKKHKELIDRGLVPPNWKSLKHEQAKDLVGSGQAAMIITGTWDIPSIKERNPAQDIRFMMVPGSVRTVPNINVGTYRVISSRTEHPEEAKQFVAFMNGRATQEKLAAGALAVPSVISAPTDRSDSVSSIAAAVTREDATLYWPHTVSTESLQVKILEGVNQYLAGQPLETALAGIQQAIDEAAAKRRAAR, from the coding sequence ATGCATCTAAGAAGACCCGGGAGGCTGTGTGCCGCTGTGCTGCTGCTCTTCGCGCTGGCCGGCTGTGATACACAGCAACGTGCGGACATATCCCTGCTGTCCAGCCCGCTGCCCGGTGAACACGAGCCTGTAACTCTCCGCTACTCCAGCTATCTGCTCGATACGGCACAGGCGGGCAAGGTGTATTTCGATGCGATTGCCGAATTTGAACGGCTGCATCCCGGAATCAAGATTGAGGCCGACTTCATCCAGAACAACAATTATACGGCCGGGATCAAGATCAGGCTGCTGGGCGGCGAGAGGGTGGATGTGTTCGATACGTGGTCGCCCAGCCTGTTCGAGGAATTCCGCGCCCTGCGGAGCGATATGTACCTTGATCTGACCGGGGCTGAGTTCCTCAAGGAATTCTATCCCAATTCGCTCCTGCCGGTCACCATTGACGGCAGGGTGTACGGTGCGCCGGAGGTCATGCACAGCGACGGGCTGCTCTACAACAAGACCCTGTTCGATTCGCTGGGACTGGCCGTTCCGCGCACCTGGGATGAGTTCCTGGCGCTATGCCTGAAGCTGAAGGAGGCCGGGGTCATTCCGGTGGCGATGGATGCGGAATGGTCTACAGCCCAGTTCTTCTGGGGCTCGATCATGTCCGATAACGGGGCCGATGCCGCCTGGACGAAGAAGCTGGAGAGCGGGGAGATTCCGGTGGATAACCCGGTGTTCACCGATGCCATCAAGAAGCACAAGGAGTTGATTGACCGGGGGCTGGTGCCGCCGAACTGGAAAAGCCTGAAGCATGAGCAGGCGAAGGATCTGGTCGGGTCGGGACAAGCGGCGATGATCATTACCGGAACCTGGGATATCCCCAGCATCAAGGAGCGGAATCCGGCGCAGGATATCCGCTTCATGATGGTGCCGGGCAGTGTGCGGACGGTGCCGAACATCAATGTCGGCACATACCGGGTAATCAGCTCGCGGACAGAGCATCCCGAGGAGGCCAAGCAGTTCGTGGCCTTCATGAACGGCAGGGCCACGCAGGAGAAGCTGGCCGCTGGCGCTCTGGCCGTGCCGTCCGTCATCTCAGCGCCGACCGACCGGAGCGATTCGGTGTCGTCCATTGCCGCTGCGGTGACGCGCGAGGATGCCACGCTCTACTGGCCGCATACCGTATCCACCGAATCGCTGCAGGTGAAGATTCTGGAGGGGGTCAACCAGTATCTGGCCGGGCAGCCGCTGGAGACCGCCCTGGCCGGCATCCAGCAGGCCATTGATGAAGCTGCGGCGAAGCGCCGGGCCGCCAGATGA
- a CDS encoding sugar ABC transporter substrate-binding protein: MSRVKRNLFIAVPLLSLLVSGCGGAGNAGKEPAASDAGKGSNAPVTIKLSNWYAKKMDNWDVVIAEFEKQHPDIKVEFASAEDNNSNEYYKKLDLAVAGGDDLDVIMFSNMTFLSQRAGLGMIQPLDDYLAKDGITMKDEYTADTSIDGKVYGLPGKSSQGLVIINEEHLKEAGLELPKDWTWDQYMEYAKAMTKKNGDKTRYGTYFHSWIQYGYLTQNFGQAVNSNLTTDDGKTANIDNPSMRKSFELRLQGEQEGSATPYSEVVSQKLNYRPQYFNQDTSMLVTGSFLIPETGGTDTIPASFKTVFAPLPKMKAEDPMTSNVTGDVLSIYSKSKHKDEAYTFIRWFSTEGIVLQGKNIPSWKKADLNDVVDRIIAGSKTPEMIDKASLLYVLENTTTTTTATAVPYHAELEKVLLEEFDKMMLAGQSIDDTIQNAQTKIQKIIDSKS, from the coding sequence ATGTCGAGAGTCAAACGCAATTTATTCATCGCTGTACCATTGTTATCGCTGCTGGTCTCCGGGTGCGGAGGCGCTGGCAATGCCGGGAAGGAGCCTGCGGCTTCTGATGCCGGGAAGGGCAGCAATGCGCCGGTAACAATCAAGCTGAGCAACTGGTATGCCAAAAAAATGGACAACTGGGATGTCGTCATCGCCGAATTCGAGAAGCAGCATCCGGACATCAAGGTGGAATTCGCCTCTGCCGAGGATAACAATTCCAATGAATATTATAAGAAGCTGGATTTGGCGGTAGCTGGCGGCGATGATCTGGATGTCATTATGTTCAGCAACATGACCTTCCTGTCCCAGCGGGCGGGGCTGGGCATGATCCAGCCGCTGGATGATTATCTGGCCAAGGACGGCATTACGATGAAGGATGAATACACGGCCGATACGAGCATTGACGGCAAGGTCTATGGCCTGCCCGGCAAGTCCTCGCAGGGGCTGGTCATTATCAACGAGGAGCATCTGAAGGAGGCCGGACTTGAGCTGCCGAAGGACTGGACCTGGGATCAGTACATGGAATACGCCAAGGCGATGACGAAGAAGAATGGCGATAAGACGCGATACGGCACTTACTTCCACAGCTGGATTCAATATGGCTATCTGACGCAGAATTTCGGCCAGGCGGTGAACTCGAATCTGACGACCGATGACGGCAAGACCGCCAATATTGACAATCCGTCCATGCGCAAGTCGTTTGAACTGCGGCTTCAGGGAGAGCAGGAAGGCTCCGCCACCCCCTATTCCGAGGTAGTCAGCCAGAAGCTGAACTACAGACCGCAATATTTCAACCAGGATACCAGTATGCTAGTTACGGGTTCGTTCCTGATCCCGGAAACCGGGGGAACGGATACCATTCCGGCCAGCTTCAAGACCGTGTTCGCGCCGTTGCCGAAGATGAAGGCGGAAGACCCGATGACCTCGAACGTGACCGGCGATGTCCTGAGCATCTACAGCAAGTCCAAACATAAAGACGAAGCCTACACCTTTATCCGCTGGTTCTCCACCGAAGGGATCGTGCTGCAAGGGAAGAATATCCCGTCATGGAAAAAAGCTGACCTGAATGATGTGGTTGACCGGATCATCGCCGGCAGCAAGACCCCGGAAATGATCGACAAAGCTTCCCTGCTCTATGTCCTGGAGAATACAACAACAACTACAACGGCTACAGCCGTGCCTTATCATGCTGAGCTGGAGAAGGTGCTGCTGGAGGAATTCGATAAAATGATGCTGGCCGGCCAAAGCATTGATGACACCATCCAGAATGCACAGACCAAAATCCAGAAAATTATTGATTCCAAATCCTAA
- a CDS encoding carbohydrate ABC transporter permease, whose protein sequence is MDKSKRFNRILAHAVLLLGAAAMILPFAWMLLTSFKTVTESTSMNPFVFIPHTWRWENYIEVWRQNNFLILYWNTFAMMALRVLCAVLFSAMAAYAFARLNFPGRDICFSLVLFQMMVPTQIFIIPQYLMVDALGMRNTIFALLFPGLVSAFGTFLLRQFFMGLPKELEEAAKIDGCNIGQTFARIMLPLVRSGLVALGIFTALFSFKDLMWPMIVNTSSDAATLSSALAKIQSAFSVDYPELMAASVLAIWPMLLVYILFQRQFIEGIATSGGKL, encoded by the coding sequence ATGGACAAATCAAAACGCTTCAACCGCATTCTGGCCCACGCTGTGCTGCTCCTGGGAGCGGCCGCGATGATTCTGCCCTTCGCCTGGATGCTGCTGACTTCATTCAAGACGGTGACGGAATCGACCTCAATGAACCCGTTTGTGTTCATCCCGCACACCTGGAGATGGGAGAATTACATAGAGGTATGGCGCCAGAACAATTTTCTGATCCTGTACTGGAATACGTTTGCGATGATGGCCCTGCGGGTGCTGTGCGCGGTTCTGTTCAGCGCGATGGCGGCGTACGCTTTTGCCAGGCTGAACTTCCCGGGAAGGGACATCTGCTTCAGTCTGGTGCTGTTCCAGATGATGGTGCCGACCCAGATCTTCATCATCCCGCAATATCTGATGGTGGACGCGCTGGGGATGCGCAATACGATCTTCGCCCTGCTGTTCCCCGGGCTGGTCAGCGCTTTCGGCACGTTCCTGCTGCGGCAGTTCTTCATGGGGCTGCCGAAGGAGCTGGAGGAGGCCGCCAAGATCGACGGCTGCAATATCGGACAGACCTTCGCCCGGATCATGCTGCCGCTGGTCCGCTCCGGTCTGGTGGCGCTCGGTATCTTCACCGCGCTATTCTCCTTCAAGGATCTGATGTGGCCGATGATCGTCAATACCAGCTCAGATGCGGCTACCCTCTCCTCGGCGCTGGCGAAGATCCAGAGCGCCTTCTCGGTGGACTATCCCGAGCTGATGGCCGCCTCGGTGCTGGCCATCTGGCCGATGCTGCTGGTCTATATCCTGTTCCAGCGGCAGTTCATTGAGGGCATTGCCACCTCGGGCGGCAAGCTCTGA
- a CDS encoding histidine kinase: MKGKFRLSQLSFRQKLILTSIACLVIPALGMLYITNVYSKLIIREHSLEKATQSLRIVQSQIDVIFEEMVSVSNFVHFDPEIKNLLEEAKTNPVAARTLTSRLEQVAGETIDLRITLLDRKGHAYSDYSFYDYDPRQFLRQPWFQELEQLPPYDTLFMGAEANYLTSLQEEQPYVFLTARALREEATAPPYAYLIVSRSEASIRERFASLEEDVYLLDDKERILSNRSPALIGTSFNRLLPVDELAFPDIVKFKGENQLLLSLPLKYARWRLISVAPYEQLTEKLNGINRTGLLIQTIFAVSFLFALTVLLRRFTKPVLVLGKAARRVEDGDLAVRTGIRGADEIGSLGLSFDNMLDQVQQMLQQVETEQALKRQAEIAMLQAQINPHFLFNVLSSIRMKLLLKQDEENARILGSLSSMLRTSFTSREEFVSIASELDFTKQYMELMRFTMRYPTDYVIDADKELLLETVPRFILQPIIENAYKHGFLQGGGRIRIAIRRQQTTLTITVEDNGAGMEEPTLAALIRHLRQKDEEIEAIGAAGMPAAETSRRGIGLINVYQRLKLICGDRFEMEISSVRGHHTTVQLIMPVKRIGADKNDL; this comes from the coding sequence ATGAAAGGGAAATTCAGGCTCAGTCAGCTATCCTTCCGGCAAAAGCTTATTCTTACCTCAATCGCCTGCCTGGTGATTCCCGCGCTGGGGATGCTCTACATTACGAATGTCTATTCCAAGCTCATTATCCGGGAGCATTCCCTGGAAAAAGCCACGCAGTCCCTGAGAATCGTCCAATCGCAGATTGATGTGATCTTCGAGGAGATGGTGTCGGTCTCGAACTTCGTTCACTTCGACCCGGAGATCAAAAACCTGCTGGAGGAGGCCAAGACCAACCCGGTGGCAGCAAGAACGCTGACCAGCCGTCTGGAGCAGGTGGCCGGAGAGACCATTGATCTCAGAATTACGCTGCTGGACAGGAAGGGACATGCTTACTCCGATTATTCCTTCTATGACTATGATCCGCGGCAGTTCCTCCGGCAGCCCTGGTTCCAGGAGCTGGAGCAGCTCCCGCCGTATGACACCTTATTCATGGGGGCGGAAGCCAATTACCTGACCTCCCTGCAGGAGGAGCAGCCGTATGTCTTCCTGACAGCGCGTGCATTACGGGAAGAAGCAACGGCTCCCCCTTATGCCTACCTGATTGTCAGCCGCAGTGAAGCCTCGATCCGCGAGCGGTTCGCTTCATTAGAAGAGGATGTGTATCTGCTGGACGATAAGGAGCGGATTCTGTCCAACCGCAGCCCGGCGCTGATCGGCACAAGCTTTAACCGGCTGCTGCCTGTGGATGAGCTGGCGTTCCCTGACATCGTCAAGTTCAAGGGTGAGAACCAGCTCCTCCTCTCCCTGCCGCTGAAATATGCCAGATGGAGGCTCATCAGCGTGGCCCCGTATGAGCAATTGACCGAGAAGCTGAACGGGATTAACCGTACCGGCCTGCTCATTCAGACGATATTTGCCGTCAGCTTCCTGTTCGCCCTGACCGTTCTGCTGCGGAGATTCACCAAGCCGGTGCTGGTCCTGGGCAAGGCGGCCCGCCGTGTAGAGGACGGGGATCTGGCCGTGCGCACGGGCATCCGGGGAGCGGACGAGATCGGCAGCCTGGGCCTCTCCTTCGACAACATGCTGGACCAGGTGCAGCAGATGCTACAGCAGGTGGAGACTGAGCAGGCATTGAAGCGCCAGGCGGAGATTGCGATGCTTCAAGCCCAGATTAACCCGCACTTTCTGTTCAATGTGCTCAGCTCAATCCGCATGAAGCTGCTGCTGAAGCAGGATGAGGAGAATGCCCGTATTCTTGGCTCGCTCTCCTCCATGCTGCGGACCAGCTTCACCAGCAGGGAGGAATTCGTGTCCATTGCCAGTGAGCTTGATTTCACGAAGCAGTATATGGAGCTGATGCGGTTCACCATGAGATACCCAACAGATTATGTTATTGATGCGGACAAAGAGCTGCTGCTGGAGACGGTGCCGAGGTTCATCCTCCAGCCGATCATTGAGAATGCCTACAAGCACGGCTTCCTGCAGGGCGGGGGCAGGATTAGAATTGCGATCAGGCGGCAGCAGACCACACTTACGATTACAGTAGAAGACAACGGAGCGGGTATGGAGGAGCCTACGCTGGCTGCATTAATCCGGCATCTGCGGCAGAAGGATGAGGAGATTGAGGCCATCGGAGCGGCCGGGATGCCGGCAGCAGAGACTTCACGCCGCGGCATTGGATTAATCAACGTCTACCAGCGGCTGAAGCTCATCTGCGGAGACCGCTTCGAGATGGAGATCAGCAGTGTTCGCGGACATCATACCACCGTACAATTAATCATGCCTGTGAAGCGGATAGGAGCGGATAAGAATGACCTATAA